The Psychrobacillus sp. FSL K6-4046 DNA window TTAACACTATCGCCGTAGTGATATGCATTCTCAATTAGAGTTATCTTATTGAAAATGATAGTGTCATAAAGTACCATGCGGATGAACCTAATTTTTCTCTTATAATTGTTATATATTATCAATAAGAAAGTGTTTCAAAAGATTTGCAAGGGACTTCAGTTTGAGTTAAGATTAGAATGATAATAAATTAGAATGGTTATACATTTCTAGTTACTTAATGGAGGTTATTAAATGTCGACTTTAGTTATTAAGGATTTACACGTCGCTATCGACGGTAAAGAGATCTTAAAAGGTGTTAATTTATCCCTTAACACAAATGAAATTCACGCTATCATGGGTCCAAACGGTACTGGTAAGTCTACTTTGGCTTCAGCTATCATGGGTCATCCTAAATATGAAGTTACTTCTGGTTCAGTTGAATTAGATGGTGAAGATGTATTAGAAATGGAAGTGGACGAGCGTGCTCAAGCTGGTTTGTTCCTTGCAATGCAATATCCAAGTGAAATCACTGGAGTAACTAATGCAGACTTCTTGCGTTCCGCTATCAATTCTCGTCGTGAAGAAGGCGATGAAATTTCTCTTATGAAATTCATCCGCGAATTAGACAGCAAGATGGAATTCCTAGAAATGGATCTTGATATGGCACAACGTTATTTAAATGAAGGATTCTCAGGTGGAGAGAAAAAACGTAACGAGATTCTTCAATTAATGATGCTTAAGCCTAAATTCGCTATTTTAGATGAAATTGACTCTGGTCTAGATATCGATGCACTTAAAGTTGTATCTAAAGGAATCAATGAAATGCGTGGAGAAGGCTTTGGTAGCTTAATCATCACTCACTACCAACGTTTACTTAACTACATCACTCCAGACCATGTACACGTAATGATGCAAGGTCGCGTTGTTAAATCTGGCGGTCCTGAGCTAGCTCAAAAATTAGAAGCTCAAGGTTATGACTGGATTAAAGAAGAATTAGGAATTGAAGACGAGACAGTTGGACAAGAAGCATAAGAAAGGGGACGCATGACATGACGGTTGAAACGAAATTGGCATTAACCGAACAGGATATTCGCTCCTTTTCAGAAGGTCACCAAGAACCAAGCTGGATGACGGAACTTCGTCTTTCTGCTTTAGGTCAAGTGGAAACACTTCCAATGCCAACACCAGACAAAACTAAAATTACTAATTGGAATTTCACTGAATTTCCTGCTCATACTGTAGAAAGCACTACATTCTCTTCATTGGATGAACTTCCTGAAGAAGTGAAGGCGCTTGTTCATGCAGATGAGCAAAAAAATATTTATATTCAACACAACAATACACCTGCTTACTTATCAGTAACAGATAATTTAAAAGCACAAGGTGTGATCATTACTGATATTTATACTGCTGCACGCGAACACGGCGAGCTAGTACAAAAATATTTCATGACAGATGGCGTTAAAGTTAATGAACATAAATTAACTGCACTTCATGCTGCATTATTAAACGGTGGAGTATTTGTATACGTACCGAAAAATGTTGTAATTGAAGAACCTGTTCAAGTTATTTATCTACACGACAACGAAACTGCTTCTTTATTCAACCACACATTGCTTGTGGCGGATGAAAACAGTTCAGTGACTTATGTAGAAAACTATTTGTCTACAGTAGAACATTCAAACGGTTTAGCTAACATTGTTTCTGAAGTAATTGTGAAGGATAATGCAAAAGTTACTTTCGGTACAGTAGACGTTCTTGCAGAAGGATTTACTACTTATGTTAACCGTCGTGGAGTAACTAGCCGTGATGCTGTAATTGAATGGGCTCTTGGAATGATGAACGATAGTGATACTATTTCTGAAAATGTTACTCATTTAGTTGGGGACAATTCAGAAGGTCATGTAAAAATGGTTGTTGTAGGTCGTGGAACTCAAAAACAAAACTTTACAACAAAAGTTATTCACTGGGGTAAACATACGGAAGGACAAATCCTTAAACATGGTGTTATGAAGGATGCTGCATCTTCTATTTTCAACGGTGTTGGTAAAATTGAATTTGGTGCTACAAAAGCTAACGCTGAACAAGAATCTCGTGTTCTTATGTTAAGCGAAAAAGCTCGCGGAGATGCTAACCCGATTTTATTAATCGACGAGGACGATGTAACTGCAGGTCATGCTGCATCGGTTGGTCGCGTTGACCCACTTCAGCTGTACTACTTGATGAGTCGTGGTATTTCTAAACAAAATGCAGAGCGTCTAGTAATTCATGGATTCCTTGCACCAGTAGTTAATGAACTACCAATCGAAGGCGTGAAGAAACAGCTGACGGAGGTAATTGAAAGGAAAGTTCGCTAATGCTCAATACAAAAGAGATTCGAAGCTATTTTCCAATTTTAAATCAAGAAGTTAATGGTCATCCACTGGTCTATTTAGATAGCGGTGCTACTTCTCAAAAGCCGATTCAAGTGATTGAAGCTATTAAGAAGTATTACGAATTTGATAATTCCAACGTTCACCGTGGTGTGCATACACTTGGTAACCGTGCAACGGAAAGCTATGAAGGCGCACGTGAGAAGGTTCGTGGATTTATAAATGCTAAATCGTCGAAGGAAGTTATCTTTACTCGTGGGACTACTACTGCAATTAATACAGTGGCACAAAGCTATGGTCTTGCAAACGTAAAAGAAGGCGACGAAATTGTAATCACGTATATGGAGCATCACTCTAACATTATTCCTTGGCAGCAATTGGCGAAGATAACGGGAGCGACGCTTAAATATATCGACTTAGAAGAAGACGGTACATTATCTTTGGAAAAAGTTCGTGAAACAATTACAGATAAGACTAAGATTGTATCTGTCGTATACGTTTCTAATGTATTAGGCACGATGAATCCTATTAAAGAAATTACTCAAATCGCACATGACCATGGAGCTGTTATGGTAGTGGACGGGGCACAGGCTGCTCCTCACTTGAAGCTCGATGTACAAGCGTTAGATTGTGATTTTCTAGCCTTTTCTGGGCACAAAATGTGTGGTCCAACCGGTATCGGTGTTCTTTACGGGAAAGAGGCTTTACTTGATGCAATGGAGCCAATTGAATTTGGTGGAGAAATGATTGACTTTGTAGGCTTACAAGAGTCTACATGGAAAGAGCTACCTTGGAAGTTTGAAGGTGGAACACCAATCATTGCTGGAGCAATCGGTTTAGCTGCTGCTATAGATTTTCTGGAAGAAATCGGCTTGTCCGAAATCGAAAAGCATGAGCATGAGCTTGCTGCCTATGCCATGGAAAAAATGTCTACAATTGAAGGCTTAACAATCTACGGACCTCAAGATCCATTGAAGCGAGCTGGAATCGTTACCTTTAATTTAGATGAAGTACATCCTCACGATGTTGCAACAGTCCTTGATATGAATGGTATTGCTATTCGTGCAGGACATCACTGTGCGCAGCCACTTATGAAGTGGTTAAAAGCTACTGCAACTGCTAGAGCAAGCTTCTACATTTATAATTCTGAAGCGGATGTAGATCTTCTCGTTGCCGGCTTACGCACTGCTAAGGAGTATTTTGGAGATGTCTTCTAATTTAGATCAATTATATCGACAAGTAATTATGGATCATTACAAAAATCCTCGCAATAAAGGTAGTATTGAGGATGGCGCATTGACAATAGATATGAATAACCCTACCTGTGGAGATCGTATCCACTTGACTATTCAAGTGGAGGATGGCGTTGTACAAAACGCAAAATTCGATGGTGAAGGATGTTCCATTTCTATGTCTTCTGCATCTATGATGACGCAAGCGATCAAAGGTAAAAATATAGATGAAGCACTTAAGCTTTCCCAAATCTTTTCTGATATGATGCTTGGAAAGGAATATGACGATTCTATTGACCTTGGAGATATCGAGGCTTTAAACGGCGTATCTAAATTTCCAGCACGTATCAAATGTGCAACTCTTGCATGGAAAGCAATGGAAAAAGGCGTTTCAGAAGAAAAGAAATAAAATCAGAACGGAGGAAATACGATGGCAAAAAAAATGCCTGAAATTGGTGATTACAAATATGGCTTCCACGATAAAGACGTATCCATTTTCCGTTCAAAACGTGGTTTAACGAAAGAAATCGTTGAAGAAATTTCCCGTATGAAGAATGAACCACAATGGATGTTAGACTATCGATTAAAAGCATTAGAAATTTTCTACTCTAAAGCAATGCCACAATGGGGCGGAGATCTAGAGCCATTAAATTTCGATGAAATCACATATTATGTAAAACCATCTGAACAAACTGAAAAATCTTGGGATGAAGTACCAGAGGAAATCAAAGCAACTTTTGATAAATTAGGTATCCCTGAAGCAGAACAAAAATACCTTGCTGGTGTTTCTGCACAGTATGAATCTGAGGTTGTTTACCATAACATGAAGCAAGAACTTGAAGACTTGGGAATCGTATTTAAAGATACTGACTCTGCCCTACGTGAAAACGAAGATCTTTTCAAAAAACACTTTGGTACAGTAATCCCGTCTTCTGACAACAAATTTTCTGCACTTAACTCTGCAGTATGGTCAGGCGGATCATTTATCTATGTACCACCAGGCGTAAAAGTGGATACTCCACTTCAAGCATACTTCCGTATTAACTCAGAAAATATGGGTCAATTCGAACGTACACTGATCATTGTTGATGAAGGTGCTTCTGTACATTATGTTGAAGGATGTACAGCTCCTGTTTACACAACGAACTCACTTCACAGTGCAGTAGTTGAAATTATTATCAAAAAAGATGCTTATTGCCGTTACACTACTATCCAAAACTGGGCAAACAACGTATATAACTTAGTTACAAAACGTGCTGTTTGTGATGCTAACGCAACGATGGAATGGATTGATGGTAACATTGGTTCTAAGCTTACAATGAAATATCCAGCAGTTATCCTTAAAGGTGAAGGCGCACGTGGAATGACACTTTCTATCGCTATCGCTGGTAAAGGACAACACCAAGATGCTGGTGCTAAAATGATGCATTTAGCTCCAAATACTTCTTCTACTATTGTTTCGAAATCTATTTCTAAACAAGGTGGTAAAGTAACATACCGCGGTATCGTTCACTTTGGACGTAAAGCAACAGGAGCACGTGCTAACATTGAGTGTGATACGTTAATCATGGATAATCAGTCTACTTCTGATACAATTCCATACAACGAAATCTTGAACGATAATATTTCTCTAGAGCATGAAGCGAAAGTTTCTAAAGTGTCAGAGGAACAATTATTCTACTTGATGAGTCGTGGTCTAAGTGAAGAAGAAGCAACTGAAATGATCGTAATGGGCTTCATCGAACCATTCACAAAAGAACTTCCAATGGAATATGCGGTAGAAATGAACCGTCTAATCAAGTTCGAAATGGAAGGTTCTATCGGTTAATAATTCAATAATTAGTCGTCTCAAGTTTGTGGCGATTTGTTTTAGAAGAAGGCGAACTTTATAGTTCGTCTTCTTTTTTTATTAAATTTGGCTAGGTTAAAGTTAATGGTTGATTTTGACTAAGAATTTTTTTTATAGTGACTGTAAACATTAACAATGGAACATTCAAATGCTATTAAGAACATAAATAGATGATGAAATTGGTGTTGGTGACAGTTTTTCAACTGTGCTGCTTATGCGAAAAAATTTATTAGCACTTATCGATACATTAAAGCTGTTCCCATTTATTGATTGGAGCACCAGTCGGCGACTCCTACGGGGTGAGGGCTTATCGCTCACCCCGTGGAAAGCGTCCGGCTGGGGCGGAAATCAATTCTACTCTCTTGAAGATTTCTTTGCTTTTTTTATTAATTTAAATACAATATAAAAATTCCCTAATTACATAAGTAACTAGGGAGGACGTAATTATTTAGTTATTCATATCTTGAATGCCAGGACTATGTTCGTTTGGCATATCAGGCATCACTGGAACTGGGAATCCTTTTGGTGGGTCAACTACGGAAAGTGTTCCGTCATTTCGACTTGGGCTCTGACCTTGGAATATTTCAGCTATGCGTGTAGGGTCTAATCTAAAATTGAATTGGGCATTATGATATCCCATCTCTACATATTTTCTACATTCCGGATATTTATTTATATCGTAGTTCGGAACAGGGAATAGCTTGCCCCAATCCACGCCTAATGTTTCCAATGCTTTAGCAAATGCATTTTGGTGAGCATTATCTCGAACAATAAGAAAAGCTAGGGTCTCTCTGAAGGTTTTGTTAGAGCTCATTTCATAAATACGTGTTTTTTGAAGCACGCCTGTTGACTCTAGGACAAGGTTATTGAGTAAATCAGCGATTAGATTTCCGTGCGAGTATACCCAGGATCCATTCCAAGGGTTACCTGCAGCATCAACAGGTAAGGATGCCTGTGCTCCAATAATGAAATGGTGCGGGTTAGCATCTTTTACAGCATCGTTTAATGGTGCTCCATCTACCCCAGCATTACCAGGAACAGCAGATTGCCCTGAGTCATTGAGTAATTGATTTATTGTATTCTGTACAAGCTCTACATGTGCAATTTCTTCCAAGAAAACACCACGAAGCAAGTCTCTAAATTGAGTATCTTTACCTCGGAAATTCGAGCTTTGAAAGAAGTACTGCATCATCGTTCTCATTTCTCCATAATGGCCGCCTAGTATTTCTTGTAAAACTTTAGCTGCTTCCGGATCCGGACGGTCTGGCATGATAGGATTTATTAGTTCCTCTTTGTAGTAATACATCAAATTCCTCATTTCTTATATTAGGTTTTAATTTTGTGCATGTTTTATTTTGTACTAATAAAAGTGTTTTATTCGTGATTGGTAAAGATGTCGAGGTTTATATAAACTGTAGTAAGAAAGTTCTTTTTAGGAGAATTTAATGGGAAGATACATGGAATTTAAGGAAGCAGCAAAAGAGTATAGTTTTAAAGGAATTTCCAATGAAAAATATGTAGGCTTTTTAAAAGATGCTCCACAGGAATATAAGGATTTTTTAATGGAAATGGGATTTGGAGCAGTTTCAGATGGCTATTTTATGTTCTATTCTGGGTTAATAGAGGCCGATGAGATTTATGATGCAAAAGAAAATCCTGAAATCAAAAACATATTATTATTTGGAGATAAATTCTCAGGAGATGCAATGGGATTTTTAACAAATGAAGAGTGGGCAATTGTAGAGATTTGGCATGAGGACTTATACATCTGTCGAAGAGTAGAGGCTAATTTTTATGAGATTGTAAGAAAGGCTTTTGCGATGGAGCTTTAACTACCGCGAACAAGCGAAAGTGTCAAAATAGAGCTAACGGGGTAAAAATAAATAAGCTAAAGTCCGTAGTTAGGTCGCACAATGTTTTTTTACGCAACACTTGAGGCCGTTTACGCAACACTTAAATTTAGTGCAACAGTTAGACCCATACCCGCAACACTTTCAAATTTAGTGCAACACTTTAGTGATTACCCGCACCACTTACTGAGAAAAGCGCAACACTTTTGAAATTATCCGCAACACTTCCTCTCAACTCATTTTTTTGTCTGTTTGATGAGGGAAATGATATGATAATTAGTAATAACGAAGAGGTGGTTTAATGATAAAAATTGGGTTAACTGGTTGGGGGGATCATCCAGATCTTTATGTTTCTTCGCCTAGGGAGAAGCTGCAGGATTATAGTGCACATTTTCCGATTGTCGAGTTGGATGCATCGTTTTATGCCATTCAGCCGCAGCGAAATATAGAAAAGTGGATTCGGGAGACGCCTGATAATTTTCAGTTTATCGTGAAAGCCTATCAAGGGATGACAGGGCATTTGAGAGGGGAGAATCCTTTTAAATCTCCAGAGGAAATGTTTGAAAGCTATCGTCAGATGCTTGGGCCGCTTAAGGATGCGGGGAAGCTTGCGATGGTGCTTGTTCAGTTTCCACCTTGGTTTGAGTGTGAGAAGGATAATATGCAGTATATGAGAAGAATTCGAGAGGAGCTAAAGGATTTTGAGGTGGTCATTGAGTTTCGCCACCAGTCCTGGTATCTTCCGGAGTATAAGGATTCGACTCTTCAATTTTTAAAGGATAATCATTTTCATCATAGTGTCTGCGATGAGCCACAAAATGGTGAAGGCAGCATTCCTGTAGTGCCGGTTGCTACTTCTGATAAAGTGTTGGTCCGTCTACATGGGAGAAACTTTTATGGGTGGAAGAATCCAGGGAACAACGAAAAGTGGAGAGAAGTCCGCTATTTATATGATTATAATGAGCAGGAGCTTGCTTATATTCAGTCAGTTTGTGAGGTTTTATCTAAGCAGGCTTCCGAGGTGCTTGTTGTATTCAATAATAACTCTGGTGGTCATGCTGCTAAAAATGCTAAAGCCTTTCAGCAAATGCTTAATATAGAATTTGATGGACTTGCGCCTAAGCAATTAAATCTTTTCGAAGGGGATTTTTAAATGGAATGGTTTTTATTAGTACTGAGCGGGCTTTTTTCAGGGACGATCGGTGCACTAGTGGGATTAGGAGGCGGGGTTATTTTAGTACCAGCCGTGCTATTCCTTGGTACGACGCTGGATTTGATTCCAAATATTACGCCTCAGAGTGTTGTAGGTTTATCTGTTGTTATGATGATTTTTATTGGTCTGTCTTCTACGCTTTCTTATATGAAGTCTAAGACGGTGGATTTTAAAAGTGGATTTATATTTTTTATAGGAAGTATCCCGGGAACCATTTTAGGTGCTTGGGTAAACAAAGGATTAGATCTCCCTTCGTTTAACCTATACTTTGGTATATTGCTTGTCATTTTATCCGTTCTTTTACTAGTTCGTAAATATTTGAAGCCCGTTCAATGGTTTGTCAAGCATGGCAAGAAGCGTACCTTTGAGGATGGGGAAAATACATATGTATATGGATATCCAGTCTGGTTTGCACTAGCTTTAACCTTTTTTATAGGTTTTGCTTCCGGGTTGTTTGGAATTGGTGGAGGCTCGATGATTGTGCCGGCCATGATTCTGTTGTTTCTGTTTCCACCTCATGTGGCAGTGGGAACTTCTATGTTCATGGTATTTCTAACGTCGATCGTCAATTCTGCAACCCATATTTCTTTAGGAAACGTACCATGGCTATATACGATACCTGTCATCCCTGCTGCCTATATTGGCGCTAAGATAGGTGCTAAGCTCAATAAAAAGCTAAACTCGGAAACGCTTGTGACAGCACTTAGAATAGTACTGCTATTGCTAGGAATAAGATCTATTATAGATGGGCTATTTTAATAAAGGCGAGCGATAGCCCGCATAAAAAAGAGGTGAGAAAGCTGAGAGAGACCATTCATATTTATCATACAAATGATTTACATAGTCATTTAGAAAATTGGCCGTCTATCCATCACTTTCTCTCTGAAAGACGTAAAAAGCATGCAAGCGATTCCTCTCTAATATTAGATATCGGTGATCATGTGGATCGCTCGAATATATACACAGAGGGAACACTTGGGAAGGGGAACGTGAAGCTCTTAAATGATGCCCAATATGATTATGCCACGATTGGAAACAATGAAGGAATCACATTGAGTCACGAAGAATTGGATTCGTTATATGAACAGGCTAAATTCGAGGTCATAGTTTCCAATTTTACGGATTTGGAAGGGAATATTCCTAGGTGGGTGAAGCCTTATAAAATTCATCAGACGGCCTCTGGAATTCGAATTGGGATTATAGCTGCTACTGCGGATTATCGTGTTTATTATGAAAAGCTTGGGTGGAGATTGCAGGATCCTCTTCCTAGATTGCAGGCAGTTGCTGAGCAGATTTCTCCTCATGTCGATGTCCTTATTTGTATGTCTCATTTAGGAAAGTCTAAGGATGAAGAGCTATGTGAGCTGATACCGTCTCTGGACTTAATTTTAGGAGCACACACGCATCATTTGTTCGAGGAAGGGAAAATGGTTGGGAATACATTGCAGGCCGCTACAGGGAAATTTGGGATGTATGTGGGCTATGTGAGTCTTGAATATGACCATTCCATGAAAAGAGTTGTTTCTAAACAGGCTGTTGTCTATCCTACAGACGCGTTGCCAGTCCCTCAAAATGCAGGACACACGATGGGAAATTGGGAGCGAATCGGTAAAGAAAAGCTATCTTATCCTGTTTTTACAAACAATTCCTTGTTAAAAAAAGAGTGGTTCAATGGGTCTGAGTTAGCGAATTTCTTTGGAAAGGCATTGCTAGCATACACGAATGCAGATTGTGCCATGTTCCCTGCAGGAATTTTCTTAAAGGATTTACCGGAGGGACCTGTCACTGCTTGGGATCTACATCAATGCCTGCCTCACCCCATTAATCCATGTATCGTTACATTAAGTGGAGCTGAGCTGCTAGAGGTGATGGAGCTTTCGAAAAACGAAAAATGGCCAAATTTAGAAGTGAAGGGTCTCGGATTTCGTGGTAAGTATTTAGGGGCTATTTTATTTGAACAGGTTGAACAAGATATGCATGGGCAGCTTTTGATTAAAGGTGAGCCATTAACGTTACATCATACGTACCGGCTGGCGACGCTAGACATGTTTACTTTTGGATTTTTCTTTCCTTCTTTTAAGACCGCGAAGAAACAATATATTATGCCAGAAACTATTCGGGACGTTATAAAATGGTATGGAATAAAGGAAGAGCATAAATGTAGGGCATAATAGACCTCCTCGTTACATAAAAGTAATGAGGAGGTTTTTTCGTTGTTTTATCGCAAAAAGAAGAAGCGTTTCATATTTTTTAGCACTCAACGCAAATTAGCCATCTTTTTAACATGCTTTCTATTGTCAGTGGCTTGGGTATTCTATTATATAAATGCGCAACTAACTCCCACTTACTTACAATATGCTGAAGTGCAAACGAACAAGATTGCATCTATGGTAATAAGTAAGGCGATTAACTCGCGTACGGCAAATGTTCTAGATGTAAACGATATTATTGAAGAGGTTCCTTCGGATAGCAAAAATATGGTCACAACCAAATTCAATACAGAAATTATTAACCGAGTGCTATCTGATACAAATAGTTTAGTACAATCCCATTTAGAACAGGCTGAACAAGGGAATTTATCAAGTCTTCCTTACTTGGATGATATTGAGTATGATAAGCAAACAATGGAAGACCAAGGTGGAGTCGTATTTTTTGTTCCGATGGGGCAAGCAACGAATATACCTTTGATCGGTAACCTTGGTCCGAAAATACCAATTCGATTCCACGTGATCGGAAACGTTCAGTCAAATGTGGTGCCTACTATTACCGAGTTCGGTATTAATAATGCGTATGTAGAAATTAGTATCCACATTAAGGTGAATGTACAAATCATCGTCCCGCTTGCTAGTAAAATGAGTGTAGTGGAACAGAATATACCAGTAGCCATGGGTCTAGTACAAGGGCAGGTTCCTCACATTTATACAGGTGGGGATGGGTCGGCTGCTCCATCGGTGGAGGTACCTATACCGTTACCGGAAGATTAAAAAAACTTCATTTTTCTTAAATTACTGTTAGAATAGATAAAAATGAATAATAAATAGGTAGAGGCCGCATTGCTTAATAGTATGTTACGGGAGGGTGACTCCAAGGATCGTAATAGAAAGGAAGTTTTGCCGAAACTAAGTATGTCTAGTCAAGGATGCTTAGTTGGGGTTATTTTGAACAAGAATAACACTGTCATGTATATGGGGACATATAGATGGGGAGCTACAAAAGTGAAACAAAGTGTTATAACTAAAATTTCATGTATAAGCCAACCTATAAAATACTATAGGTTGGCTTTTCTATTTTCAAGGAGGAACAGTTTTGGAGAATACAATTTTTTCGTTAGTGCCACCGCTATTGGCAATCATCATGGTTTTATTGACAAAAAGGGTCTTGTTATCGTTAGGAGCAGGTATTCTTTCTGCAGCCTTACTAGTAGAGGAATTTAGCCCTGTTGGATCTTTGTTAATGTTATGGAATTCCTTTAAAATCTCTTTTTGGGATGGGGGATTAAATGTATATAACATTTATATTTTATTGTTCATTCTCTTGTTAGGTGTAGTTACCGCTTTTGTCAGCCTGTCAGGAGGAAGCACGGCTTTCGCTAATTGGGCGATTAAGCGAATTAAAACGAAAAGAGGCTCTAAACTATTAACAGCCTTTTTAGGAATCATTATTTTTGTGGACGATTATTTTAATGCATTAGCAGTAGGGCAAATTGCAAGACCAATTACGGATTCGCATAAGGTTTCTCGTGCAAAGCTAGCCTATTTCATCGATTCTACATCAGCACCGATATGTGTAATCTCACCAGTTTCTAGCTGGGGAGCATTTTTGATCAGCCAGCTAGGTGTTATTTTCACAACACATGCTGTGACAGAATATACTCCGTTAGAAGCTTTTATCACAATGGCACCAATGAATTTCTATGTTATAGCTACTTTAGCGATGGTGTTCTTTGCCGCATGGACAGATTTTGATCTGTTTGAAATGAAAAAGCATGAAAAACGTGCGAAGGAAACAGGAGTATTATTTGATCCAAATAAAACAAACCCAGGAGATATGGAAGGAGATTTTCCAGACAATCAGTATGGTAAAGTGATCGATTTATTGCTTCCAATCATCTCTTTAGTAGTGGTAACGTTAGGATTGATGTTCTGGACAGGCTATCAGTTGTCTGGAGGAATTTTAGATATTTTTGTCATCTTTGAAAATACAGATGTTCCTTTGTCCTTATTTATAGGTGGATTGGTAGCAAGTATTTTATCCTTCCTGTTGTATGCGCGCCAATTCAAAGTGAACCCAGATGCTAATATGAGCTACGTGTGGAAGGCTTTACGTACAGGTGTTCAATCTATGCTTCCAGCTATTATGATTCTTGTGTTTGCATGGGCATTGTCTTACTTAATCACGGCATTAGAAACAGGTGCATTTTTAGCTACAATCGTTACGGAAAATAATGTTCCGGTAGGTATCATACCAGTTTTAATGTTTGTGTTGACTGCATTTATGGCTTTTGCTACAGGTTCTTCCTGGGGTTCGTTTGGTATCTTGCTTCCTATTGGTGCAAGTATTATCATGGCAATCGATCCGCAGCTATTGCTACCAGTATTAGCAGCAGTATTGGCAGGGGCGGTTTTCGGAGACCATTGTTCACCGATTTCGGACACTACGATCATGTCAGCTACGGGAGCTGGAGTTAATGTCATTGATCATGTGATGACACAGCTGCCTTACGCAATTATTAGTGCAATCATAGCTGCAATCGGATACTTAGTATTAGGATTGACAGGCTCTGTCATGATAGGATTAATAACAGTAGTAGGAATCCTCATTCTATTATTTGGGTTTTGGACCCTTAGTAATAAAAGTGGGAACAAGCATTCTATTTAGCTTTTTTAGAAGGTTGTTTGAATTCAAATAATATGGTACATTGACAACAGTGAAGTCAGATTATTTGAAATGGGGGATGGAATCGTGACATCATGTAAGCCACCAAAAGAACAGCATGAGCGCAAGCCTGAATGGCTCAAAATAAAGCTAAATACGAATGAAGATTATAAAGGCTTAAAAAAACTAATGCGCGAAAACAACTTAAACACTGTGTGTGAAGAGGCAAGATGCCCTAATATTCATGAGTGCTGGGGATCTCGTCGTACTGCTACATTTATGATTCTTGGCGCAGTTTGTACAAGAGCATGTCGCTTCTGTGCAGTAAAGACTGGACTTCCAAATGAACTAGATTTAGCGGAGCCAGAACGTGTGGCAGATTCAGTTGTTATTATGAATCTTAAGCATGCGGTAGTGACGGCTGTAGCAAGGGATGACTTAAAAGATGGCGGATCAGAAGTTTTTGCAGAAACGATCCGTGCAATTCGAAGAAAAAAT harbors:
- a CDS encoding Na+/H+ antiporter NhaC family protein; the protein is MENTIFSLVPPLLAIIMVLLTKRVLLSLGAGILSAALLVEEFSPVGSLLMLWNSFKISFWDGGLNVYNIYILLFILLLGVVTAFVSLSGGSTAFANWAIKRIKTKRGSKLLTAFLGIIIFVDDYFNALAVGQIARPITDSHKVSRAKLAYFIDSTSAPICVISPVSSWGAFLISQLGVIFTTHAVTEYTPLEAFITMAPMNFYVIATLAMVFFAAWTDFDLFEMKKHEKRAKETGVLFDPNKTNPGDMEGDFPDNQYGKVIDLLLPIISLVVVTLGLMFWTGYQLSGGILDIFVIFENTDVPLSLFIGGLVASILSFLLYARQFKVNPDANMSYVWKALRTGVQSMLPAIMILVFAWALSYLITALETGAFLATIVTENNVPVGIIPVLMFVLTAFMAFATGSSWGSFGILLPIGASIIMAIDPQLLLPVLAAVLAGAVFGDHCSPISDTTIMSATGAGVNVIDHVMTQLPYAIISAIIAAIGYLVLGLTGSVMIGLITVVGILILLFGFWTLSNKSGNKHSI